Proteins encoded together in one Quercus lobata isolate SW786 chromosome 3, ValleyOak3.0 Primary Assembly, whole genome shotgun sequence window:
- the LOC115978938 gene encoding protein BONZAI 3-like isoform X2 produces the protein MGNCFSDVEGGKQAVGGAQQRPNSIATTNNNNGGHNDAVEFFFRSRGIQPLFTQIESDPMAVVYAKKRDGKLEELGRTEVVLNSLNPAWIEKVTVAFQFEIVQPLVFHVYDVDSKYHNVPVKTLKLNDQEFLGEATCVLSEIVAKQTRSLTLNLNNKNGHTSLRNLGALTIHAEETVSSRSCVEMVVHCSHLDNKDLFSKSDPFLRISRIVESGGSVPICKTEVVKDNLNPIWKPLCLSIQQFGSKDNPLIIECFDFNNSGNHVLIGKLQKSMVDLEKLHIERSGANLTLPSPHHGHEKVLKGQLFVDQFCEEQQYSFLDYISSGFELNFMVAVDFTASNGNPWNPDSLHYIDPSGRLNSYQQAIMEVGEVIQFYDSNRRFPAWGFGGRTIDGTTSHCFNLNGSTGAFEVEGVEGIMAAYARALHNVALAGPTLFGPVINTAAQIAGQSISYNSSKYFVLLIITDGVVTDLQETKDALVRASDLPLSILIVGVGGADFREMEVLDADNGRRLESSTGRVATRDIVQFVPMRDVHSGQISVVQALLEELPGQFLTYMRSRDIKPSPLHAASTST, from the exons atgggGAACTGCTTTTCCGATGTGGAGGGAGGCAAGCAAGCAGTGGGTGGGGCCCAACAGAGGCCCAACAGTATtgccaccaccaacaacaacaatggcGGACACAACGACGCCGTTGAGTTCTTCTTCAGGTCTCGTGGCATTCAGCCTCTCTTCACTCAAATCGAG AGTGATCCAATGGCTGTGGTGTATGCAAAGAAAAGAGATGGAAAACTAGAGGAGTTAGGTCGCACTGAGGTTGTATTGAATAGTTTGAATCCTGCATGGATAGAAAAAGTTACAGTTGCATTCCAGTTTGAGATTGTGCAGCCATTGGT ATTTCATGTATATGATGTGGATTCAAAATATCATAATGTACCTGTGAAG ACGCTAAAATTGAATGATCAAGAATTTCTTGGTGAGGCTACTTGTGTTCTATCTGAG ATAGTGGCTAAACAAACTCGGAGTTTAACCCTAAATCTCAATAACAAAAATGGGCATACGAGCTTAAGGAACTTAGGGGCACTCACTATCCATGCAGAGGAAACAGTTTCTTCGAGGAGTTGTGTTGAGATGGTAGTCCATTGTTCCCACTTGGATAACAAGGACCTATTCTCTAAAAGT gatcCTTTCTTAAGAATATCTAGAATTGTTGAGAGTGGAGGCTCTGTTCCAATATGCAAAACTGAAGTGGTGAAGGACAATTTGAATCCAATTTGGAAACCCCTATGCCTGAGCATACAGCAGTTTGGAAGTAAG GATAACCCATTAATTATCGAGTGCTTTGATTTCAATAACAGTGGCAATCATGTGCTTATTGG TAAGCTCCAGAAGTCTATGGTAGACTTGGAAAAACTTCATATAGAAAGAAGTGGTGCAAATCTCACCTTGCCATCTCCTCATCATGGTCATGAGAAG GTTTTGAAGGGACAACTGTTTGTGGATCAATTTTGTGAAGAGCAACAGTACAGTTTTCTGGATTACATTTCCAGTGGATTTGAGCTTAACTTTATGGTTGCTGTTGACTTTACAG CCTCAAATGGAAATCCTTGGAATCCAGATTCTTTACACTACATTGATCCTTCTGGCCGGTTGAATTCTTATCAACAG GCTATAATGGAGGTTGGGGAGGTCATTCAGTTTTATGATTCCAATAGGCGCTTTCCTGCTTGGGGCTTTGGAGGAAGAACAATTGATGGTACCACATCACATTGTTTTAACTTGAATGGAAGTACAGGTGCCTTTGAG gtTGAAGGAGTTGAAGGCATCATGGCTGCTTATGCAAGGGCTCTCCATAATGTTGCCTTGGCAGGACCCACTTTATTTGGCCCAGTGATTAACACAGCTGCACAAATTGCTGGCCAATCCATCTCATACAACAGCAGCAAGTACTTTGTCTTGCTCATTATAACG GATGGAGTCGTTACAGACCTGCAAGAAACAAAAGATGCTCTGGTCAGGGCATCCGATTTGCCTCTATCTATCCTTATTGTTGGAGTGGGAGGTGCAGATTTTAGAGAAATGGAG GTTCTTGATGCTGACAATGGAAGACGGTTAGAGAGCTCTACGGGTCGTGTGGCTACACGTGACATCGTGCAGTTTGTTCCAATGCGAGATGTGCATA GTGGGCAGATTTCTGTGGTTCAGGCTCTATTGGAAGAGCTACCTGGACAGTTTTTGACGTACATGCGGAGTAGAGATATCAAGCCAAGCCCTCTCCATGCAGCCTCAACTTCTACTTGA
- the LOC115978938 gene encoding protein BONZAI 3-like isoform X1 — protein MGNCFSDVEGGKQAVGGAQQRPNSIATTNNNNGGHNDAVEFFFRSRGIQPLFTQIELSLSASNLLDRDITSKSDPMAVVYAKKRDGKLEELGRTEVVLNSLNPAWIEKVTVAFQFEIVQPLVFHVYDVDSKYHNVPVKTLKLNDQEFLGEATCVLSEIVAKQTRSLTLNLNNKNGHTSLRNLGALTIHAEETVSSRSCVEMVVHCSHLDNKDLFSKSDPFLRISRIVESGGSVPICKTEVVKDNLNPIWKPLCLSIQQFGSKDNPLIIECFDFNNSGNHVLIGKLQKSMVDLEKLHIERSGANLTLPSPHHGHEKVLKGQLFVDQFCEEQQYSFLDYISSGFELNFMVAVDFTASNGNPWNPDSLHYIDPSGRLNSYQQAIMEVGEVIQFYDSNRRFPAWGFGGRTIDGTTSHCFNLNGSTGAFEVEGVEGIMAAYARALHNVALAGPTLFGPVINTAAQIAGQSISYNSSKYFVLLIITDGVVTDLQETKDALVRASDLPLSILIVGVGGADFREMEVLDADNGRRLESSTGRVATRDIVQFVPMRDVHSGQISVVQALLEELPGQFLTYMRSRDIKPSPLHAASTST, from the exons atgggGAACTGCTTTTCCGATGTGGAGGGAGGCAAGCAAGCAGTGGGTGGGGCCCAACAGAGGCCCAACAGTATtgccaccaccaacaacaacaatggcGGACACAACGACGCCGTTGAGTTCTTCTTCAGGTCTCGTGGCATTCAGCCTCTCTTCACTCAAATCGAG TTATCTCTATCTGCATCTAACTTGCTTGACCGTGACATCACCTCAAAG AGTGATCCAATGGCTGTGGTGTATGCAAAGAAAAGAGATGGAAAACTAGAGGAGTTAGGTCGCACTGAGGTTGTATTGAATAGTTTGAATCCTGCATGGATAGAAAAAGTTACAGTTGCATTCCAGTTTGAGATTGTGCAGCCATTGGT ATTTCATGTATATGATGTGGATTCAAAATATCATAATGTACCTGTGAAG ACGCTAAAATTGAATGATCAAGAATTTCTTGGTGAGGCTACTTGTGTTCTATCTGAG ATAGTGGCTAAACAAACTCGGAGTTTAACCCTAAATCTCAATAACAAAAATGGGCATACGAGCTTAAGGAACTTAGGGGCACTCACTATCCATGCAGAGGAAACAGTTTCTTCGAGGAGTTGTGTTGAGATGGTAGTCCATTGTTCCCACTTGGATAACAAGGACCTATTCTCTAAAAGT gatcCTTTCTTAAGAATATCTAGAATTGTTGAGAGTGGAGGCTCTGTTCCAATATGCAAAACTGAAGTGGTGAAGGACAATTTGAATCCAATTTGGAAACCCCTATGCCTGAGCATACAGCAGTTTGGAAGTAAG GATAACCCATTAATTATCGAGTGCTTTGATTTCAATAACAGTGGCAATCATGTGCTTATTGG TAAGCTCCAGAAGTCTATGGTAGACTTGGAAAAACTTCATATAGAAAGAAGTGGTGCAAATCTCACCTTGCCATCTCCTCATCATGGTCATGAGAAG GTTTTGAAGGGACAACTGTTTGTGGATCAATTTTGTGAAGAGCAACAGTACAGTTTTCTGGATTACATTTCCAGTGGATTTGAGCTTAACTTTATGGTTGCTGTTGACTTTACAG CCTCAAATGGAAATCCTTGGAATCCAGATTCTTTACACTACATTGATCCTTCTGGCCGGTTGAATTCTTATCAACAG GCTATAATGGAGGTTGGGGAGGTCATTCAGTTTTATGATTCCAATAGGCGCTTTCCTGCTTGGGGCTTTGGAGGAAGAACAATTGATGGTACCACATCACATTGTTTTAACTTGAATGGAAGTACAGGTGCCTTTGAG gtTGAAGGAGTTGAAGGCATCATGGCTGCTTATGCAAGGGCTCTCCATAATGTTGCCTTGGCAGGACCCACTTTATTTGGCCCAGTGATTAACACAGCTGCACAAATTGCTGGCCAATCCATCTCATACAACAGCAGCAAGTACTTTGTCTTGCTCATTATAACG GATGGAGTCGTTACAGACCTGCAAGAAACAAAAGATGCTCTGGTCAGGGCATCCGATTTGCCTCTATCTATCCTTATTGTTGGAGTGGGAGGTGCAGATTTTAGAGAAATGGAG GTTCTTGATGCTGACAATGGAAGACGGTTAGAGAGCTCTACGGGTCGTGTGGCTACACGTGACATCGTGCAGTTTGTTCCAATGCGAGATGTGCATA GTGGGCAGATTTCTGTGGTTCAGGCTCTATTGGAAGAGCTACCTGGACAGTTTTTGACGTACATGCGGAGTAGAGATATCAAGCCAAGCCCTCTCCATGCAGCCTCAACTTCTACTTGA